From one Paenibacillus terrae HPL-003 genomic stretch:
- a CDS encoding fatty acid desaturase, producing the protein MTQLPLAQLKKNMAPYEKINTKSSVLQLINTLGPLILLWYAAYLSLSVSYWLTLPITIIASGFVVRTFIIFHDCGHQSFFKSRRLNDIVGTITGVITLCPYHQWKNSHAIHHATSSNLDKRGTGDMWVLTVEEYAEASVRTRLAYRIYRNPWVMFVLGPIYTFLISYRFNTKTAKRKERINTHVTNISLVVLYALLCWAIGWQAFVLVQAPIFFVSGALGIWLFYVQHQFEDSYFEHDEEWSYINAAVEGSSYYKLPKVLQWITGNIGFHHVHHLSPKVPNYNLEKAHEATPLLQKATTITVSSSLQSLKFRLWDESTKTFLTFKQVKPLLSKRVAVTKPVPTPVVSTERK; encoded by the coding sequence ATGACACAACTCCCATTAGCCCAATTGAAAAAAAATATGGCTCCCTACGAGAAAATAAACACGAAATCCAGCGTTCTCCAACTCATTAACACCTTGGGTCCACTGATCCTGCTATGGTATGCCGCCTATCTCAGTCTGTCGGTATCGTATTGGCTGACCCTTCCGATTACTATTATTGCATCAGGGTTTGTCGTACGGACGTTTATCATTTTTCATGATTGCGGTCATCAATCGTTCTTCAAAAGCCGCAGGCTGAATGACATTGTGGGCACGATTACAGGTGTTATTACACTTTGTCCGTATCACCAATGGAAAAATAGCCACGCGATTCACCATGCGACCAGCAGTAATCTGGACAAACGAGGCACAGGTGATATGTGGGTGCTTACGGTGGAAGAGTATGCAGAAGCTTCTGTACGAACACGACTGGCTTATCGGATATACCGGAATCCATGGGTTATGTTCGTACTCGGTCCGATCTACACTTTTTTGATTTCCTATCGCTTTAATACAAAAACGGCGAAACGTAAAGAAAGAATAAATACGCATGTAACGAATATATCTCTAGTTGTATTGTACGCACTGTTGTGCTGGGCCATCGGTTGGCAAGCTTTTGTTTTGGTACAGGCACCTATCTTTTTTGTATCGGGTGCGCTCGGTATCTGGTTGTTCTATGTACAGCATCAGTTTGAGGATTCGTATTTTGAGCATGATGAAGAATGGAGCTATATTAACGCAGCCGTAGAAGGCAGCTCTTACTATAAGCTTCCGAAGGTATTGCAATGGATTACAGGCAATATCGGCTTCCATCACGTTCATCACTTGAGCCCAAAGGTACCTAATTACAATTTGGAGAAGGCGCATGAAGCGACACCGTTGCTGCAAAAAGCGACCACCATTACAGTGAGTAGCAGTCTGCAATCTCTGAAATTCCGTCTTTGGGACGAAAGCACGAAAACCTTTTTGACCTTTAAACAGGTGAAGCCGTTGCTCAGCAAACGTGTTGCCGTTACGAAACCTGTCCCTACACCTGTTGTGAGCACGGAAAGAAAATAA
- a CDS encoding sensor histidine kinase, which translates to MQKWYQIFQRNTGLNPYVWVVFYILPFYYFSSSSTSHIVLGTIFILVFFACYVMAFVSQGWLIYFWTSVQIAISITMTLLFSYMYFSIFIAFLIGNIKSKAAFTTLYIVLIVCTIGLINYGFVSENPVFIKQIPFILLNLIGVILLPITNFNRNKSDRLQVQLEDANKKISELIKLEERQRIARDLHDTLGQKLSLIGLKSDLAGKLMDQYPERAHAEINDVRLTARSALKEVREMVTQMRGMRLEDELLRIRQILKAAHIEFTLEGDPKLDHTSLMNENVLSMCMKEAVTNVVKHSGATACSIAIEPSRKELTLRIQDNGVGMAGENAAFRGNGLQGMKERLEFVNGCMELRSDQGTALIIKVPNITEKPNEEVGP; encoded by the coding sequence ATGCAAAAATGGTATCAGATTTTTCAAAGAAATACGGGACTTAACCCTTATGTATGGGTCGTCTTTTATATCCTGCCCTTCTATTATTTTAGCTCCTCATCTACAAGCCATATTGTGTTGGGTACCATCTTTATTTTAGTGTTTTTTGCTTGTTATGTAATGGCTTTCGTCTCTCAAGGTTGGCTGATCTACTTCTGGACCAGTGTGCAGATTGCAATATCCATTACCATGACGTTGTTATTCAGCTATATGTATTTCTCGATATTTATCGCTTTTTTGATTGGTAATATCAAAAGCAAGGCCGCATTTACTACACTATATATTGTTCTGATTGTTTGTACCATTGGATTGATCAATTATGGTTTTGTCTCTGAGAATCCCGTTTTTATTAAGCAGATTCCCTTTATTTTGCTCAATCTGATTGGTGTGATTCTTCTTCCGATCACCAATTTTAATCGTAACAAAAGTGATCGTCTGCAAGTGCAATTGGAGGATGCCAATAAGAAAATATCGGAATTGATTAAGCTGGAAGAGCGGCAAAGAATTGCGCGCGACCTGCATGATACCCTCGGTCAGAAGCTGTCACTCATCGGACTAAAAAGTGATTTGGCTGGCAAGCTGATGGACCAGTATCCGGAACGGGCTCATGCTGAAATTAACGATGTCCGTCTTACGGCGAGAAGTGCGTTAAAAGAAGTGCGAGAAATGGTCACTCAGATGCGAGGTATGCGATTAGAGGATGAATTACTGCGTATTCGGCAGATTTTAAAGGCCGCTCACATTGAATTTACCTTGGAGGGCGATCCGAAGCTGGACCATACGTCTTTAATGAACGAGAATGTGCTCAGTATGTGCATGAAAGAGGCGGTGACCAATGTGGTTAAGCACAGTGGCGCTACAGCTTGCTCCATTGCTATTGAGCCGTCTCGTAAGGAATTGACCCTTCGGATTCAGGACAATGGAGTCGGCATGGCGGGAGAAAATGCAGCCTTTCGGGGGAATGGCCTGCAAGGGATGAAGGAAAGGCTCGAATTTGTGAACGGGTGTATGGAGCTGCGTTCAGATCAAGGGACGGCCCTGATCATTAAAGTGCCGAATATTACTGAAAAGCCAAATGAGGAGGTGGGGCCATGA
- a CDS encoding response regulator transcription factor, with product MIRIVIAEDQRMLLGALASLLDLEEDMKVVGKASNGEEALELVKLHQPDICIMDIEMPIKSGLDAAEELKGMNCKVLILTTFARPGYFERAIKAGTHGYLLKDSPSEELASSIRSIMAGRRIYAPELVDDAYAEVNPLTEREKTVLALIADGKNTKEIAGELYLTTGTVRNYISVILDKLGVSNRIEAITRFNEKGWFK from the coding sequence ATGATTCGAATCGTCATTGCGGAAGACCAGCGTATGCTGCTGGGTGCTTTGGCCTCCCTGCTGGACTTGGAAGAGGACATGAAAGTAGTCGGAAAAGCAAGCAACGGGGAAGAGGCTTTGGAGCTGGTCAAGCTGCATCAGCCGGATATATGCATCATGGATATCGAAATGCCAATCAAGAGCGGATTGGATGCGGCTGAGGAACTTAAAGGCATGAATTGCAAGGTGCTGATTCTGACCACATTTGCCCGTCCCGGATATTTTGAACGAGCCATCAAGGCAGGCACGCACGGTTATCTCCTCAAGGACAGTCCCAGTGAAGAACTGGCTTCCTCGATTCGAAGTATTATGGCAGGCCGCCGCATTTATGCTCCGGAGCTGGTCGATGATGCTTATGCGGAAGTTAACCCGCTGACCGAGCGTGAGAAAACCGTCTTGGCGCTCATTGCTGATGGGAAGAATACCAAAGAGATTGCCGGTGAGCTGTATCTAACGACAGGAACGGTGCGCAATTACATTTCAGTCATTCTGGATAAGCTGGGTGTCAGCAATCGGATTGAGGCAATTACACGTTTTAATGAAAAAGGCTGGTTTAAATAA
- a CDS encoding deoxynucleoside kinase — translation MKQAPFIAVEGPIGAGKTTLASMLSTELHMPIIKEIVEENPFLDKFYQNIDEWSFQLEMFFLCNRYKQLEDTGLQYIEKANPVISDYHIYKNLIFAERTLKGVKLEKYRQIYHLLTDDMPKPDIIIYIKADLDTLLGRIRKRARSFEQEMDPAYLEQLIIDYDKGIQFLSEQAPFPKILTVNGNEIDFVENRAQFEQIVSDVKELIQ, via the coding sequence ATGAAACAAGCCCCATTTATAGCCGTTGAAGGGCCGATCGGAGCAGGAAAAACGACGTTGGCTTCCATGCTTTCAACGGAGCTGCATATGCCGATTATTAAAGAGATTGTCGAGGAGAACCCGTTTCTCGATAAATTTTATCAAAATATAGATGAGTGGAGCTTCCAACTGGAAATGTTCTTTCTCTGCAATCGGTACAAGCAACTGGAGGATACCGGCCTGCAATATATCGAGAAAGCAAATCCAGTTATTTCCGACTATCATATTTATAAAAATCTGATTTTTGCTGAGCGAACCCTAAAGGGTGTGAAGCTGGAAAAATATCGCCAAATCTATCATCTGCTCACCGACGATATGCCTAAACCGGACATAATCATCTATATTAAAGCCGATTTGGATACGTTGCTGGGCAGAATTCGCAAACGGGCGCGCTCCTTCGAACAGGAGATGGACCCAGCATATCTGGAGCAGCTCATCATCGATTATGATAAAGGCATACAATTTCTTTCCGAACAGGCTCCTTTTCCTAAGATATTGACCGTTAACGGGAATGAGATTGATTTTGTAGAAAACCGAGCACAATTCGAACAAATTGTTTCCGATGTAAAGGAGCTTATTCAATGA
- a CDS encoding deoxynucleoside kinase, translating into MNKYNIPANALITVAGTVGVGKSTLTAALAERLGFKTSLEKVDHNPYLEKFYHDFERWSFHLQIYFLAERFKEQKNIFLSGGGFVQDRSIYEDTGIFAKMHADQGTMNPTDYETYTSLFEAMVMTPFFPHPDVLVYLEGSLPSILSRIEERGREMEIQTERSYWEQMYRRYSDWINEFEACPVLRLNIDEYDVHDPASMDAILVEVGKVISKK; encoded by the coding sequence ATGAATAAATACAACATTCCCGCGAATGCCCTGATTACGGTAGCGGGCACGGTAGGTGTGGGTAAATCCACACTAACGGCTGCTTTGGCTGAACGCCTGGGTTTTAAAACCTCACTGGAGAAGGTAGATCATAATCCATATCTGGAGAAGTTTTATCACGACTTCGAAAGATGGAGCTTTCATCTGCAAATTTATTTTCTGGCCGAGCGCTTCAAGGAGCAAAAAAACATTTTCTTATCCGGTGGAGGATTTGTACAGGACCGTTCGATTTATGAGGACACAGGAATTTTTGCCAAAATGCATGCCGATCAGGGGACGATGAACCCTACGGATTATGAAACGTATACCAGTCTGTTTGAGGCTATGGTGATGACACCGTTTTTCCCCCACCCGGATGTGCTGGTCTACCTGGAAGGCAGCTTGCCATCCATACTGAGCCGGATTGAGGAACGCGGTCGCGAGATGGAAATCCAGACAGAGCGATCTTATTGGGAGCAGATGTATCGCAGATATTCCGATTGGATCAACGAGTTCGAGGCCTGTCCTGTGCTGCGTCTGAACATTGATGAATATGACGTGCATGATCCCGCTTCTATGGATGCCATTTTGGTAGAGGTAGGCAAGGTTATCTCCAAAAAATAA
- a CDS encoding Rpn family recombination-promoting nuclease/putative transposase, with protein MELILLVEMLDPRNDFLFKRIFGSEENRDVLLTFLNRTFEEAGKPPLTEIVLLNPYTDKDAPRDKQSILDIRARTSEGQLINVEMQLFNKYDMDKRTLFYWSKQYAGQLYEGQSYKLLRKCVTINILNYSFLPNSRYHNVFHLTEDRTGIPFSDDMELHFLELPKLDEHEIPADSGGLVNWLLFLKGSNPSQWEVLAMNEPGLKKAMTTLEFLSQDKEARLQYEARQKYLHDEASMIEGAREEGLKLGKAEGKAEGKAEGKAEGKVEGERQKAIEIARNMLNMGLEIEVIAKASGLSESEVRALKV; from the coding sequence ATGGAGCTGATTCTATTGGTAGAAATGCTGGACCCCCGCAACGATTTTTTGTTTAAGCGCATTTTCGGAAGCGAGGAAAACCGTGATGTGCTGTTAACTTTTCTAAATCGTACCTTTGAGGAAGCGGGGAAACCTCCATTGACGGAAATTGTACTTTTGAATCCTTATACGGATAAAGACGCACCGCGTGATAAGCAGTCTATTTTGGATATTCGGGCCAGAACGTCGGAAGGTCAGCTTATTAATGTGGAGATGCAGCTTTTTAATAAATATGACATGGATAAACGAACCTTGTTTTATTGGAGTAAACAGTATGCAGGACAATTGTATGAAGGGCAATCTTATAAGCTGTTGAGGAAGTGTGTAACGATCAACATTTTGAATTACTCTTTCCTGCCGAACAGCCGCTATCATAATGTGTTTCATTTGACGGAGGACCGTACGGGCATCCCGTTTAGTGATGATATGGAGTTGCATTTTTTGGAACTGCCCAAACTGGATGAGCACGAGATCCCGGCTGATAGTGGTGGCTTGGTCAACTGGCTTTTGTTTCTAAAGGGAAGTAATCCATCTCAATGGGAGGTATTAGCCATGAATGAACCTGGTTTGAAAAAGGCGATGACTACGCTGGAGTTTCTAAGTCAGGATAAAGAGGCGCGTTTACAGTATGAAGCTCGACAGAAGTATCTGCATGATGAGGCTTCCATGATTGAAGGCGCGAGGGAAGAAGGTTTGAAGCTAGGTAAGGCCGAGGGAAAGGCTGAAGGTAAGGCAGAAGGTAAAGCAGAAGGTAAAGTTGAAGGAGAGCGTCAAAAGGCAATTGAAATTGCACGAAATATGCTGAATATGGGGCTTGAAATCGAGGTAATTGCAAAAGCATCTGGCTTATCCGAATCAGAGGTCCGTGCATTGAAGGTATAA